A stretch of the Aphis gossypii isolate Hap1 chromosome 2, ASM2018417v2, whole genome shotgun sequence genome encodes the following:
- the LOC114128234 gene encoding metalloendopeptidase OMA1, mitochondrial-like — MFCGNGFRRLCIQTRSLHMLSYRKPNRFSCTSHIPFPVYKYRYPLVGKNGSNRLQSSERYFSVSPVNRLPLPPIAAIVLRPVAKFFAMMLGIRIRRWWSKLSAKEKQQFWNNVHKRRKQITAAIASVIGLFLVYCAAHMEFDPITGKRRLILFTHQQMVELANSISNEILSENKQAVLPTSHPLYKRALSLAMLVINANKPYDRLQNRKWSLIVVNDPRINAMVLPNGMIIVFSGLLYTANDQQVGVVLSHEIAHCFLDHHAVRLSREHLLEILWLVPLTIMWAVFPVPEAILGYLFGHYFKNIAMLLPYEREQEVEADKYGLMLAANACIDVRQAPIFWRRMEKLDPNNKETWWLSTHPSHSKRVKYIEDLLPYALQLRQQNGCPSLDRSYWSRFSLF, encoded by the exons atgttttgcgGTAACGGCTTTAGGAGGCTATGTATTCAAACGCGCAGCTTACATATGCTGTCGTATAGAAAACCTAATCGATTTTCGTGTACCAGTCACATACCTTTTCCTGTCTATAAGTACCGATATCCACTCGTTGGTAAAAATGGAAGCAATCGTTTGCAGTCAAGTGAAagatattttag TGTTTCACCTGTTAACCGTCTTCCATTACCTCCAATAGCGGCAATAGTGTTGCGTCCAGTTGCCAAGTTTTTTGCTATGATGTTAGGAATACGTATTCGACGCTGGTGGTCAAAGCTGAGTGCAAAGGAGAAGCAACAGTTCTGGAATAACGTACACAAACGTCGAAAGCAAATAACTGCTGCCATAGCTAGTGTAATTGGTTTGTTTCTCGTTTACTGTGCTGCTCACATGGAGTTTGACCCAATTACTGGTAAACGtcgattaattttgtttacacATCAACAAATGGTAGAGCTGGCGAATTCAATTTCCAATGAAATATTGAGTGAAAACAAACAAGCTGTGTTACCTACGTCACATCCGCTTTACAAACGAGCTTTATCCTTAGCAATGCTTGTAATTAATGCCAATAAGCCATATGACCGCTTACAAAATCGAAAATGGTCTCTGATAGTTGTCAATGATCCAAGAATTAACGCTATGGTTTTGCCAAACGGCATGATAATAGTCTTCTCTGGGTTACTATATACTGCTAATGATCAACAAGTAGGTGTTGTTTTATCACACGAAATTGCACATTGTTTCCTTGATCATCATGCGGTACGTTTGAGTCGAGAACATTTACTAGAAATACTTTGGCTTGTACCACTTACTATAATGTGGGCTGTGTTTCCAGTACCAGAAGCTATTTTGGGTTACTTATTtggtcattattttaaaaatatagctatGTTGTTGCCATATGAACGTGAACAGGAAGTCGAAGCTGACAAGTATGGTTTGATGCTAGCAGCTAATGCGTGTATTGACGTTCGCCAGGCTCCTATTTTCTGGAGAAGAATGGAAAAGCTTGAtccaaataataaagaaacatGGTGGTTGTCCACACATCCGTCTCATAGTAAACGAGTCAAATATATTGAAGATCTTTTACCGTATGCGTTACAATTAAGACAACAAAATGGATGTCCGTCCCTAGATAGAAGTTACTGGTCAagattttcattgttttaa